The following coding sequences lie in one Brassica oleracea var. oleracea cultivar TO1000 unplaced genomic scaffold, BOL UnpScaffold00641, whole genome shotgun sequence genomic window:
- the LOC106319855 gene encoding putative two-component response regulator ARR19, whose protein sequence is MSIGHITEDGDKALFLQQETSEINSPLIEFPPSTNVLVVDSNLSTLLDMKEIMERCAYHVTAYADAEEAIAFLTKCKHEINIVIWDYHMPGINGLQALAIIGSKMDLPVVIMSGDDQTESVMNAMVHGACHYVMKPVRKEIIATIWQHIVRKRMMSKPGLVPPVVVHDDCSKQERDDSVTVDQDDSEQSIDKIEEKATKKRTMICIEETQPMQSHLVKSNGSDQDDDDSRSVSNYNNEQKIDKKKESYFKRPRMSWTGDLQQKFLEAIDIVGGPKKASPKVLLKCLHDMKIEGLTRNNVSSHLQKYRLSLEENKIPQQFPETGWSSLSRPSPFLGMNNGFIAPTSLRNGPAVYPVQDNQYQNGYLAMNNNQLVTNNMPGFPYLDNDHHLQQQHQQRQYQLSNQVMNCMMRKNEPQQAYNGIGLTDLEPNIYPSLPYDPNEFLFDGYNFSN, encoded by the exons aTGTCTATAGGACATATAACCGAGGATGGAGATAAAGCTCTCTTTCTGCAGCAAGAAACTTCTGAAATCAACTCTCCTCTCATTGAATTTCCGCCGAGTACTAATGTTCTTGTTGTCGACTCCAATCTCAGCACTTTACTTGATATGAAAGAAATCATGGAACGCTGCGCCTATCATG TGACGGCTTATGCGGACGCGGAAGAAGCTATTGCGTTTCTGACAAAGTGTAAACATGAGATTAATATTGTGATTTGGGATTATCATATGCCTGGAATTAATGGACTCCAAGCTCTCGCAATCATTGGTTCAAAGATGGATCTTCCTGTAGTAA TTATGTCTGGTGACGATCAAACAGAATCGGTGATGAACGCAATGGTACATGGTGCATGTCACTATGTTATGAAACCCGTTAGAAAAGAGATCATAGCCACCATATGGCAACACATTGTACGCAAGAGGATGATGTCTAAACCCGGTTTAGTTCCACCTGTTGTGGTTCATGATGACTGTTCCAAGCAAGAGAGAGATGATTCCGTGACCGTAGACCAAGATGATAGTGAGCAGAGCATCGATAAGATAGAAGAGAAAGCAACAAAGAAACGGACAATGATATGTATAGAAGAAACTCAACCAATGCAATCACATTTGGTTAAGAGTAACGGTTCAGACCAAGACGACGACGATTCCAGGAGCGTAAGCAATTACAACAATGAACAAAAGATCgataagaaaaaagagagcTATTTCAAGAGACCGCGGATGTCGTGGACTGGAGATCTTCAACAGAAATTTCTCGAAGCCATCGATATAGTTGGTGGGCCTAAAA AAGCTAGTCCAAAGGTACTTCTCAAATGCTTGCATGACATGAAGATCGAAGGACTCACTAGAAACAATGTGTCCAGTCATCTTCAG AAATATCGTCTAAGTCTTGAGGAGAACAAAATTCCTCAACAGTTTCCAGAGACTGGTTGGTCTAGTTTGAGTAGACCTTCACCTTTCTTAGGTATGAACAATGGTTTCATCGCACCAACGTCCCTTAGGAATGGTCCAGCTGTTTACCCGGTCCAGGACAATCAATATCAAAATGGTTACTTGGCAATGAACAACAACCAGCTCGTGACCAATAATATGCCTGGTTTTCCCTACTTGGACAATGATCACCATCTCCAGCAGCAGCATCAACAACGACAATATCAGCTTTCTAATCAGGTGATGAACTGCATGATGAGAAAGAATGAACCTCAACAAGCTTATAATGGCATCGGTTTAACGGATCTCGAACCAAATATTTATCCAAGTTTGCCGTACGATCCAAACGAGTTTCTATTCGATGGCTACAATTTCAGTAACTGA